Sequence from the Osmia bicornis bicornis chromosome 13, iOsmBic2.1, whole genome shotgun sequence genome:
AAATTAACTCGGCCGTTCGTCGAGCACGTAATCGATTCGACGCGGTACGAGTAAGCAGGGTGCTCGAAAGCATCGGCACGTAGCGCGCAGTAATTGATTGCTTGGCTTTTCCTATGCTTTAGCCGCGTTTCATCGTCATTCAGCCACTTTAAATCGCAACGCGTATATCTCGACTCGTTCCTTCCACGTCCTCGTGGCCGCTTCACCATCGTCAATTACGCTTACGATCTTCGCATATCACAGCTACGATTCCGTCCTGTTCCGATCGTCGCCTCGCGGAGAGAAAAGAATAGTAGTAAGAGAGGAAGGGGCAGGTCGGGAAAAGCAGAAGGGTGGaggtatttcttttttaatttgcaaaGTACGGGAACGCGTACAAAGTTTCGATCGACGTACGACACGCGCGCGTATTTCTAGAGAAACAGGGCCATGCCCCGAGAGACACGCGTGCATAACGCTAACTCTAATCGATCGTGCATAAAATCGTGTTCGCCAGTCGAAACAGGCGCCGGCTCTAGCACGGTAAATATACCGTAGGTACATTTACGCCCgcgtttttctttcattcctACGCTATTTCAGCAACGGATACTTTACGAGCTTCAACTTTGCCGACTGGCAGAATTTTTGTCCCGTTTTTTATGGAGCACGGTTTTTAGGAGCAACGGTGTAGACGGAGAACAGACGTGTTTACGCTTGCAACAGCTAGAACGATCGAGCTGTTTTTCCGCTTGCGATGAGAAAAAAGTTGGATCGATCCGAGTGGACGAGGGAGAGCAGATATCGGGGATGCCGGTACGGCAGACGAATCAGTCGTGCCTCCGAGATCGATACATTTCGTTCGAGGTTATTTTGCTCGCGTTATTCCCAGATTACGTAATCCGCGAGGACGCGTACTTTGCTGGAAATTACTGAGAAAATACCCGGGAGAATCTCTAGAAAAGCGAAAGGGTAAATAAAGGAAGGatggaataaagaaaaagtttCCGATGGGGTTGAGGGGCGCGCGTTTGCGCGACCGCTTCGATTCGCGTGGGGTTCGTCGTGGAAACGAGGGAagacgaagaaggagaaggTTGTGCGCGCGTTACTCCGTTAATCGGTATTCGAATCGCCCGTGGCGATAGACCTTCTGACCGAGACATCTACGCTATCGCATATTTGACGTTCGGCCCGTTAAACGGCACGAGGACGAGTTTCCGCGGTTGCGCGCCACCACGACCCGTCTGCAAcccattttcctttcttttatttcccaTCCGGCTCTTTCCCGGCAACCAAGATGCGAGTTGAATCGAAAGGACACCGGGGCTGGCCCACTTTGTTCCCCGTTGCCTCGAGCTTTTAACGGCAAAGCATCAGGAACAGGAAAAAAACGTCCGATCGATGCCATATTCCGTCCTTTCCGTTAGCTCGTACGGAAAACGACCTCGTCGATTCGAATTTTCGTTTCGCTCCGTCCTTCGATTTTCTTTCGGTTACTTTTACCGCTGACTCGGTTCGATTTCGAATCAGGAAACAAGAAAAAAGAGATCGTTATCGGGGTGATTGTGAAAAAGTTTCATATCGATCGGCGCGAGTCGAGTACCGGTATAGAGAGTAATTCGTCAACGATAACCAGCGGATCGAAGCAAGTTCGAGGGACAGCTCGATTCGCGATAAGGCAAGGATTTTATGGAAAGTGCTGGCGGATCGAAGCGTAAAGGCGCGAGGGGGTGGAGAAAGCGGAGAGATAGAGTAACAGAGAAAATAGGATAGGTTGAGGATAGGGGGTAAGGGGTTAGGGAAGAGGGGCCAGTAGCGACGGCGATGGCGATGGCGCGGTGTGCCGTTAGTGCcggtggtggcggtggtggtagCGGCGTCGGCGGCGTCGGCGGCGTCGGCGGCGGCGGCGATGATGATGGTCAGAGAATAAGGGCACGGAGAGGTAAAAGAGTATTAGAGTGGGGGCTGGCGAGTGGAGAGAGGGTAGGTTTAGAGCTCGAGTGACGAGGAAAGAGCGGGTAGcatagaaagagaagaaagagcgAGGGTGGAAGAGGAGTAAAGGGAAAAGTAGGGGAGCGAGCGTTTGATCCCTGGTGCGTAGGAGAGGTTCCCCATGGTGTCCGGAACTCGTTTGCCGAGCATCGAGGTGGCGCCAATGTATCGAAAGCTGAAAGGCATCGATGCGTGTACCAGAGCGGTTAAGGGTTGCTTACCACCATAGAAAAGTTCAGTCGGTGATGCGACGCGTTTGCGATTGGAGGAGGCAAATTCGCGCGTGTTCACCGCGAAAACTGCGAGAACGCGGTGCTGTGTGTTGTTCGATTTCCCTTCGAATCGACCGCTTTCCTTCGTTCCACCCCCGATTAACACAGGTAGACTCGATCCAATTTTTCCGATTCTTTTCGACGTCTTCTCTGTACGATCTTCTCCTCTACTTTCTCGCATCTGTTGAAGACAAGGCGCGGCACATGGATAAGAGCGATAAGGGTACAGTGACAGCTAGCGATCGTTAACCACTCGATTTTCTCGTTAAACGTCGCGTCGGCTCGACGTAGTCGTCGGGATATACGGAGTAACAGGTGGTTAAATAGCGGAACTTGGCAGTGATCGAGCGGCGAGAATACTTTTCGTCTCGGCGGcgcgtcgtcgtcgtcgtcgtcgtcgtcgcttTGTTTTGTCATCCTCTGAATCGCTGCTCGATTCATAGTTAACCCTTTACAACTGCGCAACCTTTTAACACGATACGCGCATTGTACGCTCAATTTTCTCAGCTCGTTTCTTCGCTTCGCTTCCTCTCGAAAGAACTCGATGATCGTTTTCTCTTCAGCTTCGTTTGCGTTTGCGTTTTCGTCGAGATTCGAACGAGAGGTTGGCAGGTCGCGAAAAGCATTTTTCCTTGCCCTCGTAAAATTTATAGCCGCGTGCACAGCGACTAGGAACCTGTTGCTTGAACGTTCTTCGGCATTGACCGAGCCGCATCACGGCCAGGAACTCTCTTACCTTTGTTGTGCGCGTGCGTTTCGATCGATCGTCTCGCTCGTAATTTGCTCTCGTGCCAAAAACTCCAACTTTTCGCCACCGAGGAAAGACGAAAATAGTCTTTCCAAGGGACGCGTCGCTTCGTTGACTTCCTTCCCTTTACAAAGGACGCGGCGAGAGCTTGCTCTATGTAGTAGTACCTCACGGTCATCGATTCGAGCCTTTCGTTGATAAAGAAACGGATGATAGTCTGGTAGCAGTGAAAAAGcagagagagaagagagacggaaagggagaaagagaaatagagagagaggaaaagaaCGTACAGTGAAAGGAAGGTAGGAAGACTTCGACGTGGTTCGAAGAAACCAATTGGTCAGCTCTGTTTTTAGTGCTGGACGCGTCGCCGTGATCgttattaattaacattaatgCGATGATTTGAAGGGAAATGCTTGCGTGTGCCGGTGAGATGCGCGCGCCGTATGTCTATCGACCTTCGCGAACGTCGTTGCCACGTGCGCGACCTGATACGTCCCTGACTGCTTTTCGAGATTTCTCGTTCGTTTCCGAAACATCGATAATGTCGTACAGTATGCCTCGAAGCGTACAATTTGCATCCGATTTTCTATTAATCTGACAATTGTAGCGCGTTCGAAGGTCGCTCTGGTAGGAAGGATAAGGAGAGGGTGGCAGCGGCGCCGTTGGGGATGGTGATGTTGTGGATGGAAAGGATAACGGTGCCGAGCGAGACGACGTTGGCGTCGGTGTCGTGGACGCTGGTGGTGGTGCCGACCAGAGTGTATAGCTAAGATCGATCCAAAACCCCTTCTTTcgaccgaccgaccgaccgaccgaccgaccgaccAACTGACCGAACCAATTCACCCCTTTCTCGACGCACGAGCTCGCATTTATTTATCGTTCGTCATCGTTCGACCTCGTGAAATGCTAATTACTTTATCGAAGAATTCAAAGCGTCAAATGACGAGCGTACATCAGATACGAGATACGTTGACGGTGACGCTCGTCGAAATGGCGTCGCGACGTTCCATGCACGCGATAGTCGTACACTCTCACGTTTTCTAACGTTCTCGCTGTCTAAATTTTGGAATTTGCAGGACGTTGCGTACAGGTGGATAAAATCCGATCGTGATACCAGGAAGCTGGTGGATCTTAGCAAACTTTCGCGCAACTTTTTCCCTATTGTTACGTTCCGTTCCGTTGCGTTTCGTTCTCGTTCGAAACGGACATCGATAATCGCATCGAGACGGGAACGCGGACGCGTTTCCACGGAAATCGTGGCTAAAAACTGTCTATCGGAACGATAAAATTATGTGGGCTGCAGTTTCGAGATCATTGGAAATACTGGTTGCCTTCTTCGAATATTACACCACCAGGTAAGGAATGTGCGTTAAATCGGCAATGTACGGATGTACGTTTGGCATGATAGCGTGTCTCCCCGACAATGAGATACTGTCTCTGATGCGCGTCCGATTAAACTTTTCTGGACGATGACTCGCGATATGGGTgcactctctctttctctttctctttctctctctttctcactTTCTCTTTATCTCTCTGTTcattgtgtgtgtgtgtgtgcgcgCCTATACTTCGGATCGTCCCGTTCTTCGGACATTTCTCGCCGTCGCGACTGGCCTTTGGAAAAGACTGATCGTGTGAGAAAAGCATATAATTTGACAATTTCGAAGAAGTCCAACTCGAGGAacgtttctttcttctatctttcttttttcagccCACTGGACGAACTGTCGCAAAAGGTTAAGGTTACGACACCGAAGGAAACTTTAAATCTACCACCAGAacttgtttttattatttttttttttttcatagtttcctcattgtttttttttcttgttatttttattcattcttcttttgtttcttttgtttttattcAAGTCCGAGATTGCCAAAGACTCACCCGTTCTTTTGTTTCATGCATCCTTTCGGCGTTACGATTGGAACCCAGAGCGCAATTGGAGTAAGTATATACGTTCGAGTTGGCGAATAGCGAAAATTTTAAACTCGTTCTCTCTCGTACTGCTTCACTTGACTCTTCTAtcttctctttcaattttccttcCTAACGGGAATGTCTCGTTTCGCCAAACGGATGGGCGCTGCTTGACACGTGTAAGTAGCTCTACCGAATCAATCTATCTAGATTTCCGATTCTTTCGAAAGCTCTGTTGCGTTTCCAAGCGTTCACAGCTTGCCCTTTCGTTCGCGCGCGCCGACCATATTCTCCCCCTTTAATTATCGCTCTTTAACCAGGCGAAAATTGCGCTCCGAGTAACGAGTTTCACGTCAAAGGCAAACGCAGTTAAACCCCTTTGGAAGCGCGCGAACCGAAACGATACTCTCGATCGAATCGTAGCTCGATGGAAATGAAAGAGCACGCTCGTAGACGCTGGTAGACGCTCTTAGACGCTCGTAGACGCCTGTAGACATTTGTTGCACCGTAGTTTCGATATACATCTACCTTTACATACATTAGCTCCCAGAGTCGTCGTTCATCGTAGCGAGTAGCGTCGAGATCGTTATTTTAGCTCCACTAAAATAGAGTCTTGTATAGTTGTCACCGTAGCAAATGTTCTAGTTCGTAGAGTCGGTGAAGAGTGGACGCGAAATCGGGGTGACGCGAGATCACGCGCGATACTCTGCAATCGGCAGAACGGAATATAAAAGAATGTAATAATTTCTGAGCAGAgtataagaagaagaagaagaagaataaaaagaagaagaaggtgtGAAGAAAATGTTAGAGAAAGGGTGGATTGTATTTGTTTTAGAACGACCGGTAGTCCGGCGAACAAGTCGGCGACATCGACGGATGGTAGCGGCGGTGCTGGCGGAAGCGGAAGCGCGATTAGGGGGACGGCGGGTGGCGCCGGTGCAAGCGGATCGGCGTCGGGCGCGATCGGGATCGCGGGCAGTAGCGGGTCCGGCTCGGCTTCCGCGTCCGGTTCCGGCGTGGGAAATGCAAATGCCGGAATCGGTGCCTGTGCGAACGCGATCTCTGCCAGCGGCGCCGGTGGGGTGGTCGCTGCAGGTGCCGAGCCTCGCACCCCGACCGCTGGGGCGCAAAACAAACAGCTGCAGAACGTAAAGGGCGATCATCCCTCGGTACGTCGGAAAAGCGACGTCCCTATCTAACCCTGTCTAATCGAGTCCGATCTAACACGTTTCAGAAAGCGTTCATGCAGAGCAGATCCATGTCGTTGGTCGACATGTACATCGACAATTCGGAACCGAGCGAAAACGTCGGTCAAATTCACTTCAGTCTGGAATACGACTTTCAGAATACTACGCTTATCCTCCGTATCATACAGGTCGGTTCCGATTTCCCCGCCGATCTTCGCCCCGTAACGAACGGACGCGTTTCAACCTCGCTAACGATCCGTTTCAGGGTAAAGATTTGCCGGCCAAGGATTTATCCGGAACGTCGGACCCTTACGTTCGCGTCACTCTATTGCCGGATAAGAAGCATCGGCTAGAAACGAAAATCAAGAGGCGCACCCTTAATCCTCGATGGAACGAAACGTTTTACTTCGAAGGtaagaaaagtagaaaatctCAGGTAATCAGGAGGAGCAAGTGTGCGGTAACGATCAAATATACTGCAACGAAAGATCTGTCGTTCGGCACGgcgtttatttttttctcgCCATAGGTTTCCCGATACAGAAACTGCAAAGCAGGGTGCTGCATTTACACGTGTTCGATTACGATCGGTTCTCGAGGGACGACTCGATCGGAGAAATGTTTCTTCCGCTTTGTCAGGTAATTTCGAATCGTAAAACGACTTACCTTCGGCCAGGTAGCTAACCGGTGGCACGATGATCCTAGGTCGATTTCTCGGAAAAGCCCTCGTTTTGGAAAGCTCTGAAACCGCCAGCAAAGGACAAGTGCGGGGAACTGTTGTGCTCGTTGTGCTACCACCCCAGCAACTCCATCCTGACGCTGACGTTGCTGAAGGCGAGAAACCTGAAAGCGAAAGACATCAATGGAAAATCAGGTAAGTTAATCGGAATCGAAAGAAATATACGTACGTTTAGTCGAAGGAACCAGATGAAATTGTCGGTTCTTCGAACACCTTCAGATCCGTACGTGAAGGTGTGGTTGCAATTCGGCGACAAGAGGATCGAGAAACGAAAGACCCCGATATTCAAGTGCACCCTGAACCCGGTGTTCAACGAGGTATTCTCGTTCAATGTTCCCTGGGAGAAGATCCGCGAGTGCTCGTTGGACGTGATGGTGATGGACTTTGACAACATCGGCCGTAACGAGCTGATCGGACGGATTCAGTTGGCTGGTAAGAGGCGGCTTCTTAAAATGCATTTTCGGGCTAAAAATGCGATCGATGACGCATCGATCGGTTGGATTTCAGGGAAAAACGGTAGCGGCGCGAGCGAGACGAAACACTGGCAAGACATGATCACGAAACCACGGCAAACCATCGTACAGTGGCATCGACTGAAGCCGGAGTAAAAGCTTCCGATCGCGAGTATCGGAAATCGTCGATCCAACCCAGACCAGTAGCCATTCAGTTTCACAGTGTTCTCGAGTTTGACGCCGAGCATCGAGGATGGCTTCTCGATATCGCCGACCGTCTCGATTCCCATTTTCTTCTAACGATTAGTCAAGAATCGCGTCGAACGCGTCGAGAACCCGTGTATTCAAtcttgtttcttcttcctcttacCTCCGTTTCTTTTTCCCCGCGAGTTTCTTTCGGATCGGGGCGTACGATCGATCCCTTTGATCGATCTCTGATTATTCCTGACGCGACGATACTACGCTAGCCAGCAAATGTATTTCCGTTTCTTCGTACGTTTCGTTAAAAATTCTGCTAATCGCTCTTCTCGCACGCcccgttcgttcgttttccctttcttttcccAGTTTCCGCGCAACAACGACTCGCGTGGAATCGCTTTGGTTTCGAGCGACCAAGACGCTCGAGCGCGGCTGGCCGGTCGGCCGATCGACGTTACTTTCGAAACATCATTGACATTTACATCGAACGTTATTTTTATGACCGTTTTTGCACGAGTAACTTACGTACCGAGTACGTAATACCGTTGCTTGGGATACCTGTTGACGCGATTCAGCGTTTTCCCCCGTTACCCGTTACCCGTTACCCGTTATCCGTGTGTCGTCCGGTGTCTGACGATTCCGTCGTTCGTTCTCGCGAATGCGAACAAAGTCGCGGCAGAGTATCGATTGGCTCTCCTTTCTTTTCACTTCCTTCTCTttgtctttctttctttctttccctcaCCAACCCTCGTTGCACTTGTTCGATTCCGTAGACGATCCCCTTACCCTGTCCGTATCCTTCGGTCTACGGTTTCAAAGAATTCCTTTAACGATTATTCGTCGACAACGTTTCGACGAGCGATCGGAACGGGACACCGGGGGCGTAATGTTGAATTAATTCTTactagtagaagaaaaacaGCGACAAAAAGCAGCGATATTTTTGACGGAATTTTTGTATCGACATAGTCGGAGATCTTTTGAAAGCGATGAAAATTGTGATCGGTGTTACACCTTGAATTAATCTTAAGCGTTACATTCAATAGTTTGCTGTTGTTGACGATAACGTAGAACGATCCACCGTGATCGTATTCAGACGACGATTCGCAGATTTTTGCATATATGCGTATACATCACACGTGCAAAACATACATGAACATACggatacatatatatatatatatatatacacacacacacattgGTGCTCGAGGTGTGCGTGTGCGTGTACATGTAAGTTCGAAATGAGAACAAGTCGGCACGCAATTGGCAGAAGTTAACGAGACGTCTGCGTGCGTTCGCGCCTCGACAATGACGCAGGAATATTTTTACCTTCTGTTCGACGATTTAATCAAGTTATTCACTCGCGAAAGAAGTGGCGACAGCGCGTATTAGAGCCACCCACCCTCGTCCGATGTTGTTTGTCGCGTCGCGTTGCGTCGCGACGCGGCGAACCGTGCACGAGAATCTTCAACACGAAACACACGCAACATACACTGTTGAAAATACATCTGCACGTACACGCATCGTATATGTGTGCACGTAATTATCGAGTAGcacaaagaaaaaagaaaaaacaaaaaacgtGTAGACTAACGTTTGTATATCGTAGCCTGTGTATTATATACCGTTGTACTACGCGAAACTTTAAACGAAACCAGACGTTTCGATTTCGCGTAAATTCGATTCAAACGAACGAAACGTCATCGAATCGAGTCGATTAGAGTGACGAAGGATATCTGTGGGTAGAGTTAGAGTCGCGACCAAACGATTCACGATTGGAATTCACGCGTTAGATCCGCATCGTGCGGTCGTCCGCGAAACGATTGGAATTAGAGGAACGACGAGGTTTAAGGAAAacagaaaatagaaaaaaagtgCCAAAACTTAAACGTAAACAGCGAAGAGAAACGAAACGAGATTGTGACGAAACGAGACGAGAGGAGAAAGCACGTTTCTCCGTATAAAATACCGTGTAGTTATTACGTACTATGCATATCCGATGGTGATAATCGAACGCCAGAGATTCGTGAAGTTGTTCGAGCAACCGATTCATTCAACTACGAAGGTTTGGCGGTTTAACGCGTTCCGTCGCGTACAGCTGGAACGCGCGTTTATTCTAAAGAGAAAACGAGAAAACGAGAAAACGAGAAAACGAGAAAACgatatataaaaagaaaaaaaagaaaaaaagataaaacaaCTCGTAGAGTCAAACGATTCGTTGAGATACGTAGTAGTGTGTATACAGCTAAGTACGCGTTAGTTCGAACTGGATGCGAATTGGGCCTTATACCATGGATTACCTCAATCGTAAGCAGCTTGCGAGACAAGTTTCAGTCTGCGATAACGATATAGCGAGCGTTAAGATTTTAATTAGGCGCGGGAACACTTTGCTGCTCTACGTTTACGAGCTTAGCGAGCCAACTCGTTTACCAAGTCCGAGTTACGGATTCCGCCGATCGGTCGATCGTGTCTAATCTTTCGCTCTCCTATCTTctcattctttctctttctctttctctaaATCTCTTTCATCGAAAACTTGGGAGATGGCGAAGAGCGACGGAGAAGGGAGGAAAGCGGGTCGAGTCCATCTGGTGAATTCGACTCGGACGGAAACAAATGATATAGTGAGAGAGAAGAATTTAGGCAAGTTGGAACGCGTGTCGAACGGTGGAGAGATAGAGGGCAGAAAACGTAGGAAAATACAATTAGTTAGAAAATCTAGCCGACATAAAGTGGTGCGGCGTTCGCTTACTGGATACGCGATAGAGCCGCTCGAACGATTTGCCTGGAAAGggaacaaaacaaaaaagaaacaaaaaagaaacaaaaaagaagaaaaaaagaaaaatgataaaagggTGCTTTTTTCTCATGATGTCGCGCGTTCATACTGTAGGAAAACGGGAGGAAAAATGGTATGGTCGGGAGCCGGGAAAAGTGGTAGCAGGCGggaagggaaaaggaaaaCGAAACAAGGTGGAACGAGAGGGTGAAGGAGGTGGATGTGGAGGGTAGAGGGTGGAGAGAGGAGGGACGGTTCAGGGCGATCGATCGTTAGTTGGTTGGTTCGGTGGTACGTGTAAGTCGAGACAGCTCTGACGCGTATCCGGCCCTCGTAGCCCGCAacactatatattttttagcTTCGTATTGCATACGCGTTCGTTAAATTTGGATGGTGCCGGGTGAATGGATCGAATCTCAATTCCACGTATTCGCGAATGTTGAACGAAAGGGAAAGAAAGCGGGCAAGCGTGCCATTACGAAAGGTGGTCGCGTTTTCCGGCGGCAGCAACAGCGGTTGCTGGTTGCTGGTTGCTGGTTGCTGGTTCCTCGTTGTCGCGGATCGTTACGAGATCCGCGTACCAGCCCCGTCGCTCGCGACCGCTTCGACGCTCTATCGTTTCCGTGTCGTAGTTATTCCCTGTTGTATCCCGAACCTCTTACCCCACCCCCTACCCTCTAGGTAGACCGCGAACAAACACCCTCCTTATATCCCCCTTTTCATCCATACCTAACCCGTCGAAGCGCATCAATTAACTCTTTGCCGCTTAGCCGTAAGCTCGATATCGCTGTGTGTTTCCTTCGAGATATCGTTTTACGTTTACGAACAAATCGAACAGATGCATTTATTATTTCCAGAATATCGCTTGATGCTCGAGATACGTTGTATATCCGAATAAAGAGAATTTCGTTTCGAAAGCACTCGTCGTATCGGTTTATTTCTGTTAATTGCTGCAACGGTACGAATCAAGAAGCAGAGCTAACGAATCATGAGGACATGCCTATAACGTTGGTACGTTCGAGGAGCCGAACGACGGTCGATACCAATTTATAAGAGATCCTTTTCATCGAAAGCCGGGTCTTGATACCCGCCGTGTTCAATGCCAGCTGATACAGGTCGGCGTAATACTGCGAAATCAGAATTGGAATAGAAACTAAGGGGACGGTAAGAAAAATCAAATGATTTACCTCGCCGGTGCTTTGGTCGTCGTACGGTAAGTCGGAAAACTCGGGACTGACCTCGGTGCAACGGACGCGCATCGTTCGCGATGGCGTTACCAAAAGCGTCTGATTGGTAagcttttaaaaaattccaacGAGAATTAACTAATCGACGGAATTGAATCGCGGGAATCGGAAAAGATAAATTACCTCTTTAGCCACGCAACCGTGCATCTCCTTGTACTGCAAAACTATCTGTCGAAAATCACGAGTCGCGTTCCATCGTGACCAGGCGAAGGTATACGTGGTGGAAAGCATCGCCATACATTGCCGCAGATGGTTCTCCGCGACCGGATGTTTCGTATTGATTCCCGTTAGATAAGCAACCGCGTCTCGATCCGGGAAAAGATCGCATCCGAGTTGTTGCAGT
This genomic interval carries:
- the LOC114873678 gene encoding synaptotagmin-7 isoform X4 → MEIAASAMLDGLKNNRISKLALSRFLSQSLAQLETTGSPANKSATSTDGSGGAGGSGSAIRGTAGGAGASGSASGAIGIAGSSGSGSASASGSGVGNANAGIGACANAISASGAGGVVAAGAEPRTPTAGAQNKQLQNVKGDHPSKAFMQSRSMSLVDMYIDNSEPSENVGQIHFSLEYDFQNTTLILRIIQGKDLPAKDLSGTSDPYVRVTLLPDKKHRLETKIKRRTLNPRWNETFYFEGFPIQKLQSRVLHLHVFDYDRFSRDDSIGEMFLPLCQVDFSEKPSFWKALKPPAKDKCGELLCSLCYHPSNSILTLTLLKARNLKAKDINGKSDPYVKVWLQFGDKRIEKRKTPIFKCTLNPVFNEVFSFNVPWEKIRECSLDVMVMDFDNIGRNELIGRIQLAGKNGSGASETKHWQDMITKPRQTIVQWHRLKPE
- the LOC114873678 gene encoding synaptotagmin-7 isoform X6, whose translation is MEIAASAMLDGLKNNRISKLALSRFLSQSLTTGSPANKSATSTDGSGGAGGSGSAIRGTAGGAGASGSASGAIGIAGSSGSGSASASGSGVGNANAGIGACANAISASGAGGVVAAGAEPRTPTAGAQNKQLQNVKGDHPSKAFMQSRSMSLVDMYIDNSEPSENVGQIHFSLEYDFQNTTLILRIIQGKDLPAKDLSGTSDPYVRVTLLPDKKHRLETKIKRRTLNPRWNETFYFEGFPIQKLQSRVLHLHVFDYDRFSRDDSIGEMFLPLCQVDFSEKPSFWKALKPPAKDKCGELLCSLCYHPSNSILTLTLLKARNLKAKDINGKSDPYVKVWLQFGDKRIEKRKTPIFKCTLNPVFNEVFSFNVPWEKIRECSLDVMVMDFDNIGRNELIGRIQLAGKNGSGASETKHWQDMITKPRQTIVQWHRLKPE